The genomic window AATACCCGTGCCGAAGGCGGCTGGTCCTTGCTGGCCCTGGTCTTCACGCTGGTACTGGTGGTGATCACGCTGTCCGGCTCGATCTGGGTCATGTATCACTTAAACACCAACATGATGCCCGGCATGGCGCCCGGCGGCTCGCATCAAATGCACCAGATGCCATGACAGGCGACACGGCGCAGCATCCGCGCAACGAGAGGAAAAGGCTGGCACTGGCGATCTTCGCAGTGCTGGCCTTTATTGCTTTTGCGGCGCTCGGCACCTGGCAGGTATATCGGCTGCAATGGAAGCTGGCATTGATCGAGCGTGTCGAGCAGCGCGTGCATGCGGCACCGGTGCCCGCGCCCGGCCCGGAGCGCTGGGCCCAGCTGAGCGCCGCCTCCGACGAGTACCGGCCTGTCCGGCTTGCCGGCACCTACCGGTATGACAGAACGGTGAAGGTGCAGGCGGTGACAGACCTGGGCGGCGGCTACTGGCTGATGACGCCGCTGGCCACTACGCAGGTCGGCATCGTGCTCGTCAATCGCGGCTTCATTCCGACCGGGAAGATCGACGCTGCCGCGGCCGGGCAAGGCGGCGGCAACGTCGAGGTCACCGGCCTGCTGCGCATGAGCCAGCCGGACGGCGCCTTCCTGCGCAGGAACGACCCTGCCGCCGGGCGCTGGTATTCCCGCGATGTCGAGGCCATCGCCGCGGCCCAGAGCTTGGGCAGCGTCGCGCCCTATTTCGTCGACGCCGATGCCGCCAGCGCCGAGCGCGATGGGCGCCAGGCGCCTGGAAACGGGCCAGCGCCGGTGGGCGGCCTGACCGTGGTTTCCTTTCATAACAACCACCTGGTTTATGCTCTCACCTGGTATGCGCTGGCGCTGATGGTGGCGGGCGCGTTTTACTGGGTGGGGCGCCATGAGGGCCGGCGCGCCGGCCCCGACCGGGAAGATGCCGATGGCAGGAACTACTGAAGCAGTTAATGACAAGCCGGAACTGAAGCGGGCCAGCGCGGCGGCCGGGGTGGAGCACGTCGCCAGCCGGCTCAACATGGTGCAGCTGATCCAGCTGCGCTGGTTCGCCGTGATCGGGCAGGTCACCACGATTGCGATTGTCAGCATTGTGCTGCGCATTCCGCTGCCGCTGCCGCAGATGCTGATGGTGTTGGCCTGCCTGATCGCCTTTAACCTGGGCAGCCAACTGCGCTGGCATGAAGGCCGCCCGGTCAGCAACCGCGAATTGTTCCTGGCGCTGCTGGTGGACGTGGGCAGCCTGACGGCTCAGCTCTACTTCAGCGGCGGCGCCGCCAATCCCTTTGCCTTCCTGTACCTGCTGCAGGTGATTCTGAGCGCGGTGCTGCTGGAAGCCTGGACCACATGGCTGATCGTGATCATCACCAGCGCCTGCCTGGCGGGCCTGTCGCTATGGTCGGTGCCGTTGACGCTGCCGCCGGAGCACAATAGCGGCTTCTTCAGCCTGTATGTGCAGGGCATGGTGATCTGTTTCATACTCAATGCCTCGCTGCTGGTGGCCTGCATCACCCGCATCACCGACAACCTGCGGCGCGGCGCGGCGCAACTGGCGGACCTGCGGCAGCGGGCCGCCGAGGAAAAGCACATCGTGCGCATGGGCCTCTTGGCATCGGGCGCGGCGCATGAGCTGGGCACGCCGCTGGCAACGCTCTCGGTGATCCTCGGCGACTGGCGGCACA from Noviherbaspirillum sp. L7-7A includes these protein-coding regions:
- a CDS encoding SURF1 family protein, coding for MTGDTAQHPRNERKRLALAIFAVLAFIAFAALGTWQVYRLQWKLALIERVEQRVHAAPVPAPGPERWAQLSAASDEYRPVRLAGTYRYDRTVKVQAVTDLGGGYWLMTPLATTQVGIVLVNRGFIPTGKIDAAAAGQGGGNVEVTGLLRMSQPDGAFLRRNDPAAGRWYSRDVEAIAAAQSLGSVAPYFVDADAASAERDGRQAPGNGPAPVGGLTVVSFHNNHLVYALTWYALALMVAGAFYWVGRHEGRRAGPDREDADGRNY
- a CDS encoding ATP-binding protein — protein: MAGTTEAVNDKPELKRASAAAGVEHVASRLNMVQLIQLRWFAVIGQVTTIAIVSIVLRIPLPLPQMLMVLACLIAFNLGSQLRWHEGRPVSNRELFLALLVDVGSLTAQLYFSGGAANPFAFLYLLQVILSAVLLEAWTTWLIVIITSACLAGLSLWSVPLTLPPEHNSGFFSLYVQGMVICFILNASLLVACITRITDNLRRGAAQLADLRQRAAEEKHIVRMGLLASGAAHELGTPLATLSVILGDWRHMREFKNNPDLMEEITEMETQLQRCKAIVSGILLSSGETRGESSARTTIKTFLDRLATEWRESRPVVSFLYENRLAQDLPVVFDSTLKQMVFNILDNALEASPSWLSLVAEREADGLVLTVCDSGPGFAPGMLEQVGTPYQSTKGKPGRGLGLFLVVNVARTLGGSVVASNRPEGGAQVRVTLPLAAITLAEESDDAA